The following are encoded together in the Babesia microti strain RI chromosome II, complete genome genome:
- a CDS encoding Glucose-induced degradation protein 8 homolog (overlaps_old_locusTagID:BBM_II00435) has product MTETSDSSKSTFDINVWSKAVQGINVSDDELQAVVENYLICNALEETLVCFRKESHLDTTIDMPPINFRKKITEAILSGDVTHAIELIDELDPEILQINYEITFLLKQHHLIHLIQKNNALESLNFAKTELVPCIKDNVSLEANLEEALSLLVFSDKTCPEAQQLIRELDRKQDTAERVDQMLLKHYKVDSKPLLTSIIQEMKKTQGSLTGKLAVDVPTLEQLSRGGFLTG; this is encoded by the exons ATGACTGAAACATCTGATTCCTCAAAATCTACCTTCGACAT TAACGTATGGTCTAAGGCAGTTCAAGGAATAAATGTTTCTGACGATGAATTGCAGGCAGTGGTCGAGAATTATCTTATTTGTAACGCACTGGAGGAGACGTTGGTTTGTTTTAGGAAGGAATCGCATTTGGACA CAACTATTGACATGCCGCCGATAAATTTCCGCAAGAAAATAACTGAAGCCATCCTTTCTGGTGATGTAACTCATGCAATTGAACTTATAGATGAATTGGATCCAGAAATTctgcaaattaattatgaaataaCATTCCTACTCAAGCAGCATCatttaattcatttgataCAAAAG AACAACGCATTGGAATCGCTCAACTTTGCTAAAACAGAACTAGTTCCCTGTATAAAAGATAATGTATCACTCGAAGCAAATCTCGAAGAAGCTTTATCACTTCTAGTATTTTCTGATAAAACATGCCCAGAAGCACAACAATTGATTAGGGAATTGGATAGGAAACAGGATACTGCTGAACGTGTGGATCAGATGTTGCTTAAACATTACAAAGTTGATTCAAAACCACTTCTAACAAGCATTATTCAGGAAATGAAAAAGACTCAGGGATCTCTAACAGGTAAATTGGCAGTGGATGTACCAACATTGGAACAATTGTCAAGGGGGGGGTTTTTGACTGGTTAA
- a CDS encoding U3 small nucleolar RNA-associated protein 5 (overlaps_old_locusTagID:BBM_II00440) yields the protein MWHRGSLTLFCNSCRYVIRRWHVPILGVDCNSNPRHKQALSNPPPRSRGVPKHLSPYIFSKQYPKHPYWRTDAIFLSNSSLKYRIQSRRH from the exons ATGTGGCATAGGGGATCTTTGACCCTATTTTGCAACTCCTGTAGATACGTCATTCGTCGTTGGCATGTACCAATTTTAG GAGTGGATTGCAATTCTAATCCTCGACATAAACAGGCACTATCAAATCCACCTCCAAGATCCCGTGGCGTGCCTAAACATTTATCACCTTATATTTTCAGTAAACAATACCCAAAACATCCATACTGGCGTACAGACGCTATCTTCctgtcaaattcatcactCAAATATAGAATACAATCACGAAGACATTAG
- a CDS encoding UTP11, U3 small nucleolar RNA-associated protein 11 (overlaps_old_locusTagID:BBM_II00430), with translation MGSLKHIVHRRVHLERGQNEHRKNKLGPLEKHKDYKRRAERYHLNERIIARLEEKARIANPQEFNFSMTKSQVQDDGTVLIDKKANHNESNIVDKELKYVEYRLNLMRKKVDKDLPFVGTIFSNKSKTIPNNNITSSNNNNDMTLDDDMPLDQINKKKPTGEIYKKLSNSLDQINKLVTIRDKLIERKKVIESRDKKIPILKVLTNAQAVRIHKLAPERKR, from the coding sequence ATGGGTAGCCTGAAACATATTGTACATAGGAGAGTTCACTTGGAACGTGGCCAAAATGAACATCGAAAAAATAAGTTAGGACCTCTTGAAAAGCACAAAGATTACAAGCGTCGTGCTGAGAGATATCATTTGAATGAAAGGATTATCGCAAGGTTGGAGGAGAAGGCAAGAATTGCCAATCCTCAAGAATTTAACTTTAGTATGACAAAAAGCCAAGTGCAGGATGATGGAACGGTGCTTATTGATAAAAAGGCCAATCATAATGAATCAaatattgttgataaaGAGTTAAAATATGTAGAATATagattgaatttgatgCGTAAAAAGGTGGATAAGGATCTACCATTTGTTGGTACAATTTTCTCCAACAAATCCAAAACCATAcccaataataatattacatcATCGAATAACAATAATGATATGACATTGGACGATGATATGCCCCTTGATCAAATCAATAAAAAAAAACCAACTGGAGAGATATACAAAAAACTATCAAATTCCCTGGACCAAATAAATAAGTTGGTAACTATCCGtgacaaattaattgaacGGAAAAAAGTTATAGAGTCGAGGGATAAAAAGATTCCAATTCTAAAAGTCTTAACCAATGCTCAAGCGGTTAGGATACATAAATTAGCCCCGGAAAGGAAGAGATAA